TTTCATCCGCGCCGACGTCGAAGCCTTTGACGGCCTGATGGCCGCCTACGGCCTGCCCAAGGACACGGACGAGCAGAAGGCTGCACGCTCGGCCGCGATCCAGGACGGTCTGAAGATGGCCACCGACGCACCGCTGGCCTGCGCCCGCGCCTGCGCCGACGTGATCGCGTTGAGCCTGATCGCGGCGGAAAAGGGCAACAGGAACGTCGTGTCAGACGCCGGCGTGGCGGCGCTGGCCGCCCAGGCGGCGCTGCGTTCGGCGGCGCTGAACGTCGACATCAACGTGCCCAGCATCAAGGACGCCGACTTCGCCGCATCGCGTCGCGCCGAAACCGACGCGCTGCTGGCCAAGTGGGTGGCGGAAGCCGATCG
The sequence above is a segment of the Methyloversatilis sp. RAC08 genome. Coding sequences within it:
- the fchA gene encoding methenyltetrahydrofolate cyclohydrolase — its product is MIKDKPVTTFLDELASSAPTPGGGSAAAIMGGMGAALVSMVCNLTIGKKAYAEVEGDMKDLLAQAEGLRATLTDFIRADVEAFDGLMAAYGLPKDTDEQKAARSAAIQDGLKMATDAPLACARACADVIALSLIAAEKGNRNVVSDAGVAALAAQAALRSAALNVDINVPSIKDADFAASRRAETDALLAKWVAEADRVVEVVKSKL